Proteins encoded within one genomic window of Bacillus sp. F19:
- a CDS encoding AAA family ATPase: protein MFLKLIKLNKEEIPSFETYPFSIPAISHLDELKIKSPVTFFVGENGSGKSTLMEAIAYQCGFNTAGGSHHLYETRSSQSDLGKYIKLAWMPKVKNGFFLRAESFYQFASYLEELNEEPLSGDVFGPYGGKSLHHQSHGESFLSLFLNRFGKRAVYLLDEPEAALSPSRQLILLRIIHDLTKDGDTQFIIATHSPILLGFPGANILSFDSERIAEIDYTETDHYQITKYFLENRNRFLEELFKEK from the coding sequence ATGTTTTTAAAATTAATCAAATTAAATAAAGAAGAGATTCCTTCGTTTGAAACGTATCCTTTTTCCATTCCTGCTATTTCACATTTGGATGAACTTAAAATTAAAAGCCCTGTTACTTTTTTTGTTGGTGAAAATGGATCCGGCAAATCGACATTAATGGAAGCCATTGCCTATCAGTGCGGGTTTAATACCGCTGGCGGCAGCCATCATCTTTATGAAACTAGAAGTTCTCAATCTGATTTAGGAAAGTATATCAAGCTTGCCTGGATGCCTAAAGTTAAAAATGGCTTTTTCCTAAGAGCTGAGTCCTTTTATCAGTTTGCATCCTATCTGGAGGAATTGAATGAAGAGCCATTGTCAGGTGACGTTTTTGGCCCGTATGGCGGTAAATCGCTTCATCATCAATCACATGGTGAATCTTTTTTATCCCTCTTTCTCAATCGATTCGGCAAGAGAGCTGTTTATTTATTGGATGAGCCAGAGGCCGCTCTTTCTCCATCAAGACAGCTGATCCTGCTTCGCATCATTCATGACTTAACAAAAGACGGTGACACGCAATTTATTATAGCCACACATTCTCCTATCCTGCTGGGATTTCCCGGGGCAAATATATTAAGCTTTGATTCGGAACGCATAGCTGAAATCGATTATACGGAGACGGATCATTATCAGATTACAAAGTATTTTTTGGAGAATCGCAATCGGTTTTTGGAAGAGCTTTTTAAAGAAAAATAA